The genomic region GGACACTTGTCTCAACACTGGTACTTGGTGTGGGAATTGGTGTGGTAGCACAGCCTCAGCTTGCAGTAAGATTCATGACTGTAAAGAACGACACAGCACTAAACAGGGCTGTACTTGTAGGAGGACCTTTCATCCTCATGATGACCGGAGTAGCTTTCACAGTCGGTGCACTCTCAAACGCATACTTCTATGAGACACTTGGACAGATATCAGTCGTAGTTGCAGGTGGAAATACAGACCTTATCATGCCGGAATTCATCAACAGTGCAATGCCAGGTACTTTTGTGGTTTTGTTCATGCTGACACTTCTGGCCGCAGCGATGTCAACTCTCAGTTCACAGTTCCACACAATGGGAACCTCAATAGGACATGACCTTTACCGTGAATTCATTAAAAAGGGAGAGCTTGGACAGACCATCAACATAACAAGAGCAGCAATTGCATTCACCATCCTTGCAAGTGTCGTACTGGCATACATACTTCCAATTAGTATCATCGCCCGTGCAACTGCAATCTTCTTCGGACTCTGTGCAGCAGCATTCCTGCCAATGTACACAGGCGCTTTGTTCTGGAAACGTATGACAAAAGAAGGGGCAATCGCAAGTCTTCTTGTAGGAACCTTCAGTAGTCTTTTCTGGCTGGCTTTTGTGCACAAATCAGAAGCTGCCCCACTTGGAATCAGTAAAGCCCTTTTTGGTGTTGACACCATACTCACAGGAACCTGGACAGTCGTAGACCCGATACTTGTAGCTACCCCAATTGCATTTATAGTAGCTATTGTTGTCAGTCTTATGACAAAACCAACACCACAGGAACACCTTGATGTCTGCTACAAGAAATAGAAATTAAAGAGTTAACTTAAAATTCGGGCATTAATTGCCCACACCTATTTTTTGTCTGTCATTTTTTAGTCAACTAAACTGATTCATTCAGCCTGATAAAAGACATTGTCTTCCGAAACAATCAAAGGCAGATCAATGTGGAAAGTTGAGCCTTCATTAATTCTGCTCTCAACACGGATATTGCCTTTATGACAATTGATTATCCTCTGGCAGATATTAAGTCCAAGTCCCATACCTGAATACTTTCTTGTCAGGGAACTGTCATTCTGGTAGAATTCCTCAAATATCCGGGGAATATTCTCTTCAGCAATACCGACTCCATTATCCCTGATGCTCAAATACAGGCGGTCTTCTTCCTGTTTTGCAGATATGGATATTGTACTGCCTTGTGGAGAGAATTTTATTGCATTATCCAGAAGATAACTCAATGCATGGAATAGTTTTTTGCTGTCACCATGAATTACAGGCATCTCATCAGGAAATTCCGTATGCAATTGCAGGTTCTTTTCTTTTAGTGCACGTGCAGAATGCACCAGAGTAGTTTCTACAAGATCAGAAAGGTTCAACGGAAGGAAATCATATATGTGCATATCTGAGTGGTCATTTCCCATATATTGCAGAGAATCGACTATCCTTTCAAGTTTGTTAATATTAAGAAGGGATTTATCAAGGGCTTCGGCCTGTTCATTGCAAACCGGTCCCAGGATACCATCATAGAGAAGTTCATTATAGCCTTTAATAATTGACAGGGGTGTTCTCATTTCATGACTGAAAATTGATATAAGTTCTTTTTTCATCTTATCTAAAGAACTTAGTTTATCGCTGTTTGAAGAAAGCTCTTTTTCATATTCGATAAAACGTGCCTCATAATTTTTGAGTTTCAAATTGAGCTTTCCGGCATTTACAAGTAAATCCAGGAATTTGTATGAACGTGATATAAACATCTCCAGGTCTAAATTGGAAAGAACCGGCACATCACAGACAACTCCCTTACAACCTATTTCATGCTCCTGAAGGAAAGGACCAATATAAATCGAGGCAATGTGCCTGTTCTCAAAAACAAATGGAAACATGGCATGCATCAGATCATGGTCACATCGGCATAAATTATAGGTTTTTCTGTTATTTTTAGCATCTGATAAAGCATCTGAGTTCTCTTTTGTATAATGCAGAGCGCCGGACATTGAACATTGAATTGTGTTTTCCCTGTTGCAAGGTACAAATTGACTTCCAGGCAAGAACAGAACAGTGTTGTTAAGTGTATCAAGTACGGTGTAGGATATACTATAATCCTTACAGAACCCATCCATAAGTTCACGTAGTTCTGCTACATTTACAAGGTCCGTAAATCCATAATCCATAGTTACCACTACTCGATAGCTCTCACTGTTACATAAAAAGCAACATTGTTGCATTTTGTTGTCTTAATTACTCGATTCCATATATAATAATAGGAAACATAGTTACATTTCTAAAAAATATATTAATAATGATTGATAAAGACTAATTGAGTCGAATAATAAACGCAAACCCTTAAATAATAGATAATAGTACAGTTTATTCCGAGTACCCATAAATCATGCGGCACATAAATTAAAGAACAAAATATCAACAGAACCTAATTATAGTGGCAAAAGCCGTATGACGAGAACTAGAGGGGATATATGTTATAAATAAATGTAACTCGACTTTTGCCTAATCATCCTTCGACATAATGAAATATAAAGCTATCCGTAGTATATAAATGAATAATTAATTATTTTATAGCGGATACATTATAAAATAATTGGAGAGTCAATTTCCATAATTAATACATCCGCATTGGACACTGTTTTTACAAGACTTGCAAAATACTGTGAATCCTGTAAAATAGCTTCATAGGTATTGTAATGCATTGGTACAACTATTTCCGGACGCAACATCTCCACTGCCAGTGCGGCATCTTCAGGCCCCATGGTATAACGCCCACCTATAGGAAGAAGTGCA from Methanolobus tindarius DSM 2278 harbors:
- a CDS encoding ATP-binding protein, with translation MDYGFTDLVNVAELRELMDGFCKDYSISYTVLDTLNNTVLFLPGSQFVPCNRENTIQCSMSGALHYTKENSDALSDAKNNRKTYNLCRCDHDLMHAMFPFVFENRHIASIYIGPFLQEHEIGCKGVVCDVPVLSNLDLEMFISRSYKFLDLLVNAGKLNLKLKNYEARFIEYEKELSSNSDKLSSLDKMKKELISIFSHEMRTPLSIIKGYNELLYDGILGPVCNEQAEALDKSLLNINKLERIVDSLQYMGNDHSDMHIYDFLPLNLSDLVETTLVHSARALKEKNLQLHTEFPDEMPVIHGDSKKLFHALSYLLDNAIKFSPQGSTISISAKQEEDRLYLSIRDNGVGIAEENIPRIFEEFYQNDSSLTRKYSGMGLGLNICQRIINCHKGNIRVESRINEGSTFHIDLPLIVSEDNVFYQAE
- a CDS encoding sodium:solute symporter family protein; this encodes MVLSTPVLGVIILIYLMVIFYLGWLGYKKTKQTEDYMVAGRQIHPYILALSYGATFISTSAIIGFGGAAGALGMGLLWLAFMNIFVGIFIAFVLFGSRTRRMGLNLGAVTFPELLGRRFQSRFIQGFSGALIGIFMPLYAGIVLIGGARFLESTLNINYDIAVLILTVIVAAYVITGGLIAVMYTDALQGTLMFIGMAFLLVFTYIKMGGVTAAHSALTAMNDLVPESLAAGGHLGWTSMPAFGSPIWWTLVSTLVLGVGIGVVAQPQLAVRFMTVKNDTALNRAVLVGGPFILMMTGVAFTVGALSNAYFYETLGQISVVVAGGNTDLIMPEFINSAMPGTFVVLFMLTLLAAAMSTLSSQFHTMGTSIGHDLYREFIKKGELGQTINITRAAIAFTILASVVLAYILPISIIARATAIFFGLCAAAFLPMYTGALFWKRMTKEGAIASLLVGTFSSLFWLAFVHKSEAAPLGISKALFGVDTILTGTWTVVDPILVATPIAFIVAIVVSLMTKPTPQEHLDVCYKK